A single region of the Variovorax paradoxus genome encodes:
- a CDS encoding NAD-dependent succinate-semialdehyde dehydrogenase translates to MDMKTSPLALLNDPTLLKTDALIAGEWIRGKSRFDVNDPATGQKLVDVANLTRADAALAIAAANKALAAWRRKTGKERSIVLRKWFDLLVANTEDLGRLMTAEQGKPFAEAKGEVAYGASFIEWFAEEAKRVNGEVLPQFDNNRRLLVMKQAIGVCAAITPWNFPLAMITRKVAPALAAGCTVVIKPAELTPLTALAAAELAMRAGIPAGVLNVLTADSQNSIAVGKELCESDIVRHLSFTGSTEVGRILMSQCAPTVKKLSLELGGNAPFLVFDDADVDSAVEGAMASKYRNAGQTCVCANRLYVQDGIYDSFVEKFAAKVKALKVGNGFEEGVVQGPLIEDAAVDKVQRHVDDAVAKGGKLLAGGHKIEGQFFEPTVIADATPDMLCAKEETFGPFAPVFRFKTEQEAIDAANNTEFGLASYFYTRDVGRIFRVAEALEYGMVGINAGVIATEHVPFGGVKQSGLGREGSHHGMDDYVEIKYLCLGDIQK, encoded by the coding sequence ATCGACATGAAAACATCCCCCCTTGCATTGCTGAACGACCCGACCCTCCTGAAGACAGATGCGCTGATCGCCGGCGAATGGATTCGAGGCAAAAGTCGCTTCGACGTGAACGACCCGGCCACCGGTCAGAAACTGGTCGACGTTGCCAACCTCACGCGCGCGGACGCGGCCCTGGCTATTGCCGCCGCCAACAAGGCGCTTGCTGCCTGGCGCCGCAAGACCGGCAAGGAGCGCAGCATCGTGCTGCGCAAGTGGTTCGACCTGCTGGTTGCCAACACCGAAGACCTGGGGCGCCTTATGACCGCGGAGCAGGGCAAGCCCTTCGCCGAGGCCAAGGGAGAGGTGGCCTACGGCGCCAGCTTCATTGAATGGTTTGCCGAAGAAGCCAAGCGCGTCAACGGCGAAGTGCTGCCGCAGTTCGACAACAACCGGCGCTTGCTGGTCATGAAGCAGGCCATTGGCGTGTGCGCCGCCATCACGCCTTGGAATTTTCCGCTGGCCATGATCACGCGCAAGGTGGCACCGGCACTGGCGGCGGGCTGCACGGTCGTCATCAAGCCGGCCGAGCTCACGCCGCTTACCGCGCTGGCCGCGGCCGAGCTGGCTATGCGCGCGGGCATTCCGGCGGGCGTGCTCAACGTGCTCACGGCTGACAGCCAGAACAGCATTGCCGTTGGCAAGGAACTGTGCGAGAGCGACATCGTGCGGCACCTGAGCTTCACCGGCTCCACCGAGGTCGGCCGCATTCTCATGAGCCAGTGCGCGCCCACGGTGAAGAAGCTGTCGCTCGAGCTGGGCGGCAACGCGCCCTTCCTGGTGTTCGACGATGCCGATGTCGATTCGGCGGTCGAGGGTGCCATGGCCAGCAAGTACCGCAACGCGGGCCAGACCTGCGTGTGCGCGAACCGGCTGTATGTGCAAGACGGTATCTACGACAGCTTCGTCGAGAAGTTCGCGGCCAAGGTCAAGGCGCTGAAGGTGGGCAACGGCTTTGAAGAGGGCGTGGTGCAAGGGCCGCTCATCGAAGATGCGGCTGTGGATAAAGTGCAGCGGCACGTCGACGACGCGGTTGCCAAGGGCGGCAAGCTGCTGGCGGGCGGCCACAAGATCGAGGGCCAGTTCTTCGAGCCGACGGTCATTGCCGATGCCACGCCAGACATGCTGTGCGCGAAGGAGGAAACCTTCGGCCCCTTCGCGCCGGTGTTCCGCTTCAAGACCGAGCAGGAGGCCATCGACGCGGCCAACAACACGGAGTTCGGTTTGGCAAGCTACTTCTATACGCGCGACGTGGGGCGCATCTTCCGCGTGGCGGAGGCGCTGGAGTACGGCATGGTCGGCATCAACGCCGGCGTGATCGCCACGGAGCACGTGCCCTTCGGCGGCGTGAAGCAATCGGGCCTGGGGCGCGAGGGTTCGCACCATGGCATGGACGATTACGTCGAGATCAAGTATTTGTGCCTGGGCGACATCCAGAAGTAG
- a CDS encoding flavin reductase family protein: MYSWALITGDAAETVDARQLRQALGAFPTGVCLVTTTTPEGKREGMTINSFASVSLDPPLILWSIRDDTRSAEAFLAARPFNLSVLTASQRDLAWHFAKPAADKFERFAEAFELAPNGCARLVESVATFECSTYSRHQEGDHTIILGRVDRFSRTDTPPLLFHSGQMGSLWELAENLERPQRNDAAPSTSGCRPGTNT, encoded by the coding sequence ATGTATTCCTGGGCTCTCATCACGGGCGATGCGGCCGAAACGGTCGATGCCCGCCAGCTGCGGCAGGCGCTCGGCGCCTTTCCCACGGGGGTGTGCCTCGTGACCACCACCACGCCGGAGGGCAAGCGCGAGGGGATGACGATCAACTCGTTTGCTTCGGTGTCGCTGGATCCGCCATTGATCCTGTGGAGCATTCGCGACGACACCCGCAGCGCCGAGGCATTCCTTGCGGCGCGGCCGTTCAATCTCAGCGTGCTGACTGCCTCGCAGCGGGACCTGGCCTGGCATTTTGCGAAACCCGCAGCGGACAAGTTCGAACGCTTTGCCGAAGCATTCGAGCTCGCGCCCAACGGATGCGCAAGACTTGTCGAGAGCGTCGCGACCTTCGAATGCTCGACCTACTCGCGCCATCAGGAGGGCGACCACACCATCATCCTCGGCCGTGTGGATCGGTTCTCGCGAACCGACACGCCGCCCTTGCTTTTCCACTCAGGGCAGATGGGATCGCTGTGGGAACTTGCCGAGAACCTGGAGCGGCCTCAACGCAACGATGCGGCGCCGTCTACTTCTGGATGTCGCCCAGGCACAAATACTTGA
- a CDS encoding acyl-CoA dehydrogenase family protein → MTEAVNPFARLDRVDLPAPGRKSPVRDAPPIEKIVASASNLVPMLRERAQRTEQDRRVSEETTRAFHEAGFFRLMQPARYGGYEYGFTAFIDVVSELARGCTSSSWGCSLGAIHQWLVAIFPEQAQDDVWRKDPSAIVCGSYAPATMAEKVDGGYLVQGKWLFASNVDNSQWALLGVQFPPEEKGAPPSAGFLLAPRADWAIEDNWHVAGQAGTGSKAIVIDKPLFVPGHRKLTFAEASSNSPPGAVVNTNPIYRIPFLSAVPVCLVSPIIGTAQGAVDELIELAGTRVTRGAVAGGGSRLSEFFPVQSRLAEASASVDAARLLLYRDTAQVEQMALDGQVISIEQRIRNRRDHAFAARLSRDAVEAVFASVGGAGLSLNQPIQRMWRDTNAISRHISLNWDAVSSMVGQYLLGLEPKGQY, encoded by the coding sequence CCGCAAGCAACTTGGTTCCAATGCTTCGAGAGCGTGCGCAGCGTACCGAACAGGATCGACGCGTTTCCGAGGAAACCACGCGCGCGTTTCACGAGGCAGGCTTCTTCAGGCTGATGCAGCCTGCGCGCTACGGCGGCTACGAGTACGGCTTTACCGCGTTCATCGACGTGGTCAGCGAATTGGCGCGGGGCTGCACATCGTCGTCCTGGGGCTGCTCACTGGGCGCCATTCACCAATGGCTGGTCGCGATCTTTCCGGAACAGGCACAGGACGACGTCTGGCGCAAGGACCCGAGTGCGATCGTTTGCGGCTCGTATGCGCCCGCGACCATGGCCGAGAAGGTGGACGGCGGCTACCTCGTGCAAGGCAAGTGGCTCTTCGCATCCAACGTGGACAACTCCCAGTGGGCACTGCTGGGCGTTCAGTTTCCGCCTGAAGAAAAAGGCGCGCCACCCAGTGCCGGCTTCCTGCTCGCGCCGCGAGCAGACTGGGCCATCGAGGACAACTGGCATGTGGCCGGCCAGGCAGGTACAGGCTCGAAGGCGATCGTGATCGACAAGCCGTTGTTCGTTCCGGGACACCGCAAGCTGACCTTTGCGGAAGCTTCGTCCAACAGCCCACCCGGCGCCGTGGTCAACACGAATCCGATCTACCGCATTCCCTTTCTTTCGGCAGTACCGGTTTGCCTTGTGTCGCCGATCATCGGCACCGCACAAGGCGCGGTCGACGAGCTGATCGAGTTGGCCGGCACGCGCGTCACCCGAGGGGCGGTTGCCGGAGGCGGCAGCAGGCTGAGCGAGTTCTTTCCAGTGCAGTCGCGGCTTGCCGAAGCCTCGGCCAGCGTCGACGCGGCGCGGCTCCTGCTCTATCGCGACACCGCCCAGGTGGAGCAGATGGCGCTCGACGGCCAGGTCATCAGCATCGAGCAGCGAATCCGGAACCGGCGCGACCATGCGTTTGCCGCGCGGCTCTCGCGCGATGCTGTCGAAGCGGTATTTGCCAGCGTAGGAGGTGCCGGGCTGTCGCTGAACCAGCCGATCCAGCGCATGTGGCGCGACACGAACGCCATCTCGCGCCACATCAGCCTCAACTGGGACGCCGTCTCTTCGATGGTGGGCCAATACCTGCTCGGCCTGGAGCCGAAGGGCCAGTACTGA